The window AAAAGGCATGGCTTCTACGGGAGCTGCACCTTTCCTCCTAAATTTTCTATCCTTCAGCTCTCCTGGCTCACCAGGTCTGCTCTGCTCTCTAAACTGAAACAACCCATTGGTATCAACCAACTCAGCCATGGTGCGCATTACTGATCCCTTTCctctaaaaaaaggaatttttaaaatccctttagATTAGAAGGATaacctccaaattcattctatgatgtcagcatcaccctgataccaaaaccagataaagatagtaaaaaagagaactacaggccaatatctttgatgaacatatatgcaaaaaatcctcaacaaaatactagcaatcagaatccaacaatacattaaaaaagtcattcaccaaGATTAAATGAGATCTACTCCTGAGctgtaagggtggttcaatattctcaaatcaatcaacatgatatatcacatcaatgaGAGAAAGGATAAgcaccatatgatcatctcaacagatgtagAAAAGGCATTTGGCAGTACAAcaacattcatgataaaaaccctcaacaaagtaggcttagagggaacatacctcaacataataaaggccatacatgaaaaccccacagctaacatcatccttagtggggaaaaactgaaagcttttcctctaagatcaggaacaagacaaggatgtccattctttccacttctattcaacatagtactggcaCCCCTAGCcacagcagacaacaaaaagcaataaaattatccaaattggtaaggaaaaagtataactttcactatttgcagatgaaagataccatatatagaaaacccaccaaaaacctgctagaactgataaatttagtaaagttgcaggatacaaaatcaatgtacagaaatctggtGCATTTCTATAttccaataatgaagcagcagaaagagaaattaagaaaacaatcccctttataatagcaccaaaaataataaaaatacctaggaataaaaaaaaaaaacaccaagaggtaaaagacctgtattcttaaaactataaaacagggatgaaaaaaactgaagatgacacaaagaagtgAAAAGACATTGTATGCtaatagattggaagaacaaataatgttaaaatgtccatactgcccaaagcaatctacatatttaatgcaatccctattgggacgcttgggtggctcagtggttgagcggtctgcctttggctcagggcatgatcccagaatccctggatcaagtcccacatcaagctccctgcatggagcctgcttctccctttgcctatgtctctgcctctctctctctctcttgaataaataaataaataatcttaaaaaaataaaataatgcaatacctatcaaaataccaatagcatttttcacagaactagaacaatcctaaaatttgtatgaaactacaaaaaagccccaaatagctaaagtaatcttggaaaatggaaaacacacaAATCTAGAGGCACCACAagtctggacttcaagttatattatgaagctgcagtaatcaaaacagtttgatactggcacaaaaatagacaatagATTGATagaacagaaaatgcagaaatgaacCTATAACTATATTGTCGATAAATCTTCAATAAAGCAAGAAAGGATATCCAATGAGAAaatgatagtctcttcaataaatcgtGTTGGGAAtactggatagcaacatgcaaaataatgaaacgaTCACTTTcttttaccatacacaaaaattaattcaaaatggattaaacacctaaATGTGTGACCTAGAGCCAttaaattctagaggagaacacagacaataacctctttgacattggctgtagcaacttcttcctagatgtgtctcctgaggcaacggaaacaaaagcaaaaataaacttttgggaatatatcaaattaaaaagattctgcacagcaaaggaaacaacaaaactaaaaggtaacctatgggATGGGAGAAGATTTTGTAAATGGCATATCTGGTAAATGGttagtatctgaaatatatacagaacatatAAAACTCAAggtacaaaaaatgaaaaatccaattaagaaatgggcagaagacatgaatagacatttttccaaagaagacatccagatggccaaagacacatgaaaaaatgttcatcactcatcatcagggaaatgcaaatcaaaaacacaatgagatattactctATACCtatcacaatggctaaaatcaacaacacaagaaacagcaggtgttggcaaggatatggagaaaggagaaccctcttgtatagttggtgggaatgcaaactggtgcaatcactctggaaaatagatggaggttcctcaaatagttaaaaatagaactactctgtaatccagcaattgtactactaggcatttactcaaagaatacaaaaatagtaattcaaaagggttacatgcaccccaatgttcatagcagaattatctacaataaccaaattatggaaacagcccaaatgtccaccacctgatgagtggataaagaatatgtggaatatataatggaatattactcagccataaacaagaatgaaatcttgccatttgcaacaaaatgcaCGGATCTAGAGAATTATGCTCTAGTTATGCtctagtgaagtaagtcagtcagagaaagacaaataccatatgatttcattcatatgtggaatataggaaacaAAGGATCAacaggaataaaaagagagagacaaatcaagaaatagattcttaattATACAGAACCAATGGTGActagaggggaaggaaggggggatAAGTGAattaggtgatagggattaaagaatgcacttgtgatgagctccAGGTGATATaggaaattgttgaatcactatattgtatacctcatacaaatattacactgtatgttagccaactggaattaaaatttaaaacttttatggggcacctgggtggctcagtcagttaagcatccaactcttgattttggcccaagtcatgatctcagggtcatgagatccagccccatgttgggctctatatTCAACATGCTTTAGACTCCCTCtatctttgcccctcccccttctgtttaaaaataagaaatttaaaactttaaacaataaacagataaaaaataaaaatctctttagtTTTGCCAAAGCAATTTGggggatttttaaaaggaattttaacaaggaaataaaaattataaaagtaaagaaacagaGGCATTCACATGCACAGAGTTCTTGtgtcaaccaaaagaaaaagaaaaaaaaggccaaaacaAAGATTGGTTTGGCTGATGCAGCTTTACAATGTTTTGCAAGGTGTTTTGAGGTGAATTATCCCTAATAAAGACATGTTAAAGATAGGATCTTTATGGAGgtaatgaagttaaaatgaggtcattaatgTGAGCCTTAATCTAATATGACTGAGGCCTTACCCTTAAGTAGGTGAATATAATTAAGGAGTAGGGAGCATTATTTCAATTGATACCCTATGTGAACCAGAAATAGCAACTTTACCTGTAAACCCCTACCCTAAagatcttaatttcagctcttttttttagcaactttttcttctacctcttttGTAAACTCCTCTTCCACTTCAAGAGACAGGAACATCAATATATTGACAATCCTCTCAAAGTCCAAAAAGCTATTCAGCTAGGCCTTCTTCCCTGTGAAAGGGGAAGAATCATTCTTCCTACTGGTGGCCGTCGGTCCTGGTGGCAAAGACAAGGGTGGAGAGGAGAGGCAAGGGAACCTCAGAGCAGAGGGGCACTAGGGAGGTGGGTTGTGTGGCCCAGGATGGAGACAGAAAGTTGGAGGAACAGACCCAGCAAGGGGACTCATCACCTCACAACTGACTAGGGCTTACATTTTATTCTTGcctgttgaaaagaaaaacaatgtaagTACTTACAGTAAATTAAGTTTGACATCTTCCTTCAGAAGAGAAGTGTCCTAATTTCCACCACATGCAGAGAACAGCTGGGTGCTCCCTCATTGCTCCCTAATTACTGATTAATATACACAATGGTCTAATCGCTCCACCCTATTTGGGGGTAATTTTGATTATTGCTTTATCAGACTTGAAGAGAGTTTCCTGGAGCTTTATTTACACCATACCTCACCCTCCAGTCAGGAGGATATACTCCAGTCACAGCAAGGGAACTACTGTAAATGCCTAATGCAAGAAGAGGCTAGAAAGCTTTGTAACAACCCTGGTACTATCAAAATGCAACCAATCTCTAAAAAAATCACTGTGTGTGCCCATATTCCAAAAAAGGGAACATAGTAAACTGCATAGCTATAACCTTGTTCTCTGGTTTGAAATGAAACATTCAAATGTGACTCAGGACACATCTGCCCTGATTGAAAAAGGGTTTTGGAAATCACAGTTTATCTTGTCCCAGTGGTGGAAACTACTCTGTCCTCTCCTTTTACAGGGACCCTCACTGGCAGACCAGTGGATGAGAAATGGGCAGGGTCTTAGCCAAGGTTctccaggaaaacagaaagaataataTTATACATGTTTTATACTTCTATATAGAGATTATGAAGAATTGGCCCATATATTTATGAtagctgagaagtcccatgatctgctgTCTGAAAGCCAGTGGCATAATTCCAGTTCAAGTCTGAAGTTCTGAGAACCAGGGGAGTCAAGAGTGTAGATTCTAGTCCAAGAGTAGGGTAAGCTCAGTACCTCAACTCAAGCAAGggttggggtggtggggtggtgggactTGTTCTATTTACACCCTCAACCAATTAGATGATGCCCTcccacactggggagggcagTCTTCTGAGTCCACAGATTCAAATACTAATGCCATCTAGAAACACCCTCACAAGACACTCCCAGAAATTATTATGTTTAATCTGGGCACTCCATATCATGATCaaattgatacataaaattaactgttACAGACAGTGTAGCCCCCTGTGCAGGACTCCCCAGTACTTTGGTAGGTGACACAAAATGGATCCTCAAATATGCCTGTATAATATGAATCAAATGAATGTTACCATAATTACAGGGCTTTTGGTAAGTCTGCAAATTATGCTGATTTGTATTTTGTATGTAATtctactaaaattatttttaagtgattaagTGATTCTAACAGAAAATAGCATTTGCCCTTCCAAAATTGGGCCAGAGTATTACTTTTGAGATAACAGGGGGATAGGATATGTGAGGGATCCTCAAAGTGGATCACACACTATCAGtgcattttctcttctgaaattgAGTGGTGTAGTTGAATGAACAGGTCTTCAGAGGATTTAGCACAGGAGCAAGCATGAAATCACCTAATCCCAGCCTTGCTGGCATATTCCCCAGGGACTCATCCTTGATCCTCTGTGGCACTGGAGTGACTGGTATACCAGTCTagtatgggtgcctgggtgaacCTTCAGATGTCTTAAATCAGTTTCTGACTTATATGTTCTTTCTTAATTATGCAAACATACAACCTCAACAGAGAATGCAATCCCACCAGGATAAGCTGTTCCTCAGACTCCCCACCAATCAATCCAAGGAGGCCACTGCTTGgcactgcttctctctgcctcccatctCACCTTTGTATCTCAAGCACGTGGACTGGCCTTGTTGACATTCCTGACGCTCTGACAAGTAACAATTACATAGCAAGTTTTGTAATAAGCACTGTACACACATTATCTTATTTCATCAAATCATACCTGTTGGTTGAGGTAAGTATTACTATCCCCACCTCACAGATGTAAAAGTTGTAACTCACCGACAgaggtcacagagctaggaaataaTGACTTAGAATTTGTATTCAGTTTCATTCATTGCCAAAATCCAAATAACCACTACACAGATCTGCCCCCAAGCATTAGCAAAAAGAGCAACTCTCCTTGATCTTTCACTGCTTTAGAGAATAGCATTTGTAAGTCTAGCAGGGGGACTGGCCTTTGAACTCCTGAAATATAACACacatcactttctttcttttttttttttttttttgttgttgtttttttgtcaCTTCCTTTCTTATACTTGCAATCACATATATAGTTACTTGAAGGAAAACTACCTAAAGGTTATGAGTCTGAGCCACATTTTCAAGGGGCTCAGCCTTAGGACATGGCCACTAAATGAAAGTACATTCACTGGTGGATTCTTACTCACTGAACACGGAGTACACAATGCCTAAGGCAATCAGGAtgcaatgaaaaataagtaagagGCCATTAGAATCCAACATGCCAAGTCCTGGGAGCAAGTAAATGGGGTGTGTCAGGCCAATGGCCAAACCCAGTGAGAAGATGTCAGGAAGCCACATCCCACTCAGGAGGGCAGAGTCTGGCATTTCTTCAATGTTATCTGTTAACACATGGTTAAATAAGTCATCCAATTTACCCCAGAAGATATATGCTTATTTGTTCTCTTCTATGAGTTGACAAGAATTAGAGATACCTGTGTATACATTCTCAGTGCTTTGGTTAACACTTTTGTTGACTTGGGAAATGTTTTCATATGACAAATATTGGGCTAAACATAATCCAAAGACTTATTTTGAGAAAAGCGCATTGAGGACAGTTTTCATGTCTCTGCTTCACCAGGGCGGAGTATATCTATCCATTCTTCAATCTCTTAGAATGCCTATAGGACCAGCCTGATGCTATGGCCCCAACAATGGCCAGAACATGTAAACATGTTGAGGAGAACAACAATGTGGAAACCAAGCAAATAAGAAACTCccatatatttatgaaaatatgtcTAAAACATAGGCAAGTGATGAGAGATTTTGAAATATCCATAAGAGGCAAAATGCCTTTGGGGAATTCATGTTGCAATCCACAATTTCACTTAGGTCCTGTTGGGGAACCCAGTAGGACGACTCTGGCAAATAAAAGCCTTGGAATTTGTCAAGAAAAGACTCCAGTGATGGAACTCTCTCTTAGGATCAGGGAAAGGCTctaaatcaggtttttttttggggggggggggaggatcaAGGTTAAATTTATCTAAAATTTCAAGTCAGGCTCTAATTGTCCAATGATTTCTTGTGAAAATAAAGGTGATTTCTTGTGAAAATAAAGACCTCAACAGTGTTGACTGAGTGCTCTTTGGTCAAGCACTGTGCCACACACTTGACATAGAATATCGCATATAACCCTCACTACTACTAGgagatattattcccattttccagaaaagaaaactgagtttCCAAAAGGTTGTAACTTATCCAGAATGCAAAGCTTATAAGGGCAGAGCTCAGATTCATACCCAAATGTGCAAAATTCTAGAGGATGGTCTTTTGAAGTCAATAAGCTACTATAATAAGTGCTACATTGAGCAACTTTGGGGAAGCCTCTTTAGCTTAAAAGGTCCCATATTTTTCCTGAGCTCGGAATTGCCTGGATTGCAATGTTTAAAGTGATGCAGCTGCAGACTATGGCCTCAAGCGAATGAAGCTGGAAGAATCATCCTTTCCAAAGGAGCCCCACCTGCATGCCATACAGGTGTGCACCTGAAACCAGTTCCTTCTGTATAAAAAGAAACCTCGTGGGGAGCATGGGGAGGTCAGGTTCCTGGGAGGCTGAGCAGGTCTTAGGGCCAGTGGAGGCTTCTAGTGGCGCTATGCGGCAGCTGCAGATCATCTTGCTCTGTTTTCCCTTGTCTCTTGCGTTGAGGGGCCACCCTGAGCCTGAGGCACCAGATTATCTGGGTGAGCTCCACTGTGGGCTCCGGAGTCTTCGGTTCACCGTAAACCTGAGCCAGGGGACAGCGACTCCTACGCTAATAGCTTGGGGTAAGTTTGATGGCTTATCCCTGTCGCTTCCCCTCCTAACACTCTTCCCCCTTTGGTAAACTGCAGCCTCTTCTCCAGGTTGAATCATCTAAAATATAACTTCTCCCCTGAATCAGAGTCCCCTCTTGTTCCTCTCTCTTATTGCTGCTGCCCCTCGGGGTCTGGCGGCAAAGCCAGCTGTCCCTTGCCAGCACTGAGGACGGTAGGGACTGACCACCTGTGCTTCTTGTTCCTTGCTGCCCTCCAGATGACCACGGGCTGCCACGCAGGCTGCAGAATGACTCTGGCTGTGGTACCTGGGTGACGGAGGGCCCAGGAAGCTCCATGGTGTTAGAAGCCTCTTATGATGGCTGCTATGTCACCGAGTGGGTGAGGACGACTCGATCACCAGAAATGCCAAGGCCCCGTGCGTCACCATCAGGGGTGTCTCCCCAGGACCCCCACTATATCATGATGGTTGGAGTTGAAGGAGCAGATGTGGCTGGATGCAACATGGTTACCAAGACACAGCTGCTCAGGTGTCCTATGGATCCCCCAGGTAAGGGCTGGGAACTTTCAGGTTCTGGGTGGTGCTGAGCAGCCCTGGGAAGTGCTCTTGGGCCTCTTTACCTGCTCTGTGCAGCAACAGTGACATGAAGGACTATCCTCCAGCTCCCCAGCACATGCAGTCCTTAAGATAACCACCACTTGAGCAGTTAGGTTACTCAGAATGAGGCACTGTGGAGAGTATTTCAAGGTCTCCTCCTACTCCTAAGCAGTGCCAGATATGCCattgctgccccccccccccccaactggtGGGCTCTGGTGAGTGGCAGAGTTGGGATTCAAACAAGAATTGGCCAAAACCCAGGAGCTCCTCTGTCTTGAGAAGCATAGGGAAGGAAGCTAAAGCTATTAAGGGTACTTGGCAAATGTCTCCAAGAAGCAACATTGCCCTGAAAATAGGGCTCAGCCCTTTCGGCTGGAGGCTACTTGATCACTTAACTGGGGAATCAGCAGGAAGTGTGACTCCCCAGCTTCAGCAAATCTGTTCTTGCCACCTACAAGCCCTACCTTGAAGTCCTAACAGATTCAAACCTGTAGTTCACTCTTCCCCTCTGTCTTGTACCCAAAATATAACCCAGAGGGGTAATGCTgataaaatgcagaatttcaaTCCCCACACTAGACCCGCTGTACCAGAACTTGAGTTTCAGAAAGATCCCCCAGTAACTCACAGTACATGAAGATGGAGAAGCACCATTAGAGAACAGAAAGAATTCTTTGCTTGAAGGAAAAAGGAGCCTCAATGCTTCTACTGATCTTGCTGGTATTCTCTTTTCTCAAAGTACTAATTTCAGGGGACTTAATATTAACTTTCTGCAACTTAATTGCTAGTACATAACAGGGACCTATCCTGATCACCAGGACATATCTATggaatttttaatactttgtaattttttttttaagacccaaCTTTGTTATCTAGCTTGAGTTACTCTCCTGATCAAAACAGAGCCCTAGATGTCCCAAATGCTGATCTGTGTGACTTTGTCCCAGTGTGGGACAGGCTGCCATGTGTTCCTTCACCCATCACTGAAGGAGACTGCAAGAAGATTGGTTGCTGCTACAATTCGGAGGTGAATTTCTGTTATTATGGAAACACAGGTGAGTTGCTGCATTTCTGAAACCAGCTGGAGAAAAGTACCAATAACTTGCAACTAAACCCTGAGAAGGTGATCGTCCCTCTTCCCCAACTCCCCAGAAGACAAATGTTAAAGATAAGTAATGAGTAAGTAATGAGTGAATCCTGGAGTACTTGACCCTAAGTGACTACTTTCTAAAGCCTTGCTTTGTCAATTCCCcggaaaccaaaatattcaatgAACTCAAGAAGCTAAGTCTTGCAAAACAATAATGAATTCACAGAAACTTAAGGCCATCAGCCACCTTGGGGAAAAGGCTAAGTATCTCAAgagcctcctttaaaaaaaaaaaaaaaaaaaaaaaaacccaaaaaaccaaaaaactgctTTCTGTGTCTCAAATCCTACTTTAAGGTTTtctaatgtaaaatatgtaaatgccATATTCTAAGCTCTGAATGCTGAGGTGTAAAAGCAAGTACTATTATCCCCATCTTATAAATGAAGCTAAAGCAAGAAGGACAGATGCTTTGCCTAAAGTTGCTCAGTAAGTGGCAGAGGTGGCCTTCAAACCCAGGGGCTCATCCAGGTGCTTGTTCAGTGCTCCAGTTAAGCTCTGGACAGCTGAAGTCGCACAGGTGCCACTGAGTAGGACTGCTAACCTCTCAGGGGGAGGGATCAGAACTATCTAAATACCTAACTGGCTCCATAACAGGAGGGATGACCTGCTTTCAGCACAGCCACTCTGGTTTTTCAGTGACCTCACACTGTACCCAAGATGGCTACTTCTACATCACTGTGTCTCGGGATGTGACCTCGCCCCCACTTCTCTTGAATTCTGTGCGCTTGGCCTTCGGGAATGATGTGGAATGTACCCCTGCGATGGCAACACACACTTTTGCCCTATTCTGGTTTCCATTTAACTCCTGTGGTACCACAAGACGGGTAAGAACAGTTCACCTTGGGGTCTGTTCCTAACTCTAAAAGTCAGACAAATGTCCTAGTGACTGGAGGGAGAGGTGGAATATCTTAGCCATGGAGGATAGAGCTGACCACTGCTTGATGTGTAGGAAGGTCTGCTTCATCACTGAAGCAGCAGAAATCGCCCCTGGTGTGCAACTAAGATCACAGCTGGGCTCCTACCAAGCCATAGATAAGAGGAAAAATAGGTTTTTTGCCACGTTGCTCTGGTAAGCAAGCAGGGACATTGGTTGACCTTGTCCATGTTCCCAAGTACTCCAAGCCCCTATTGTCTGATCCTGAGCTAATGTCCCAGGTTACTAAATGCCACCTGCTCTTGCCTCTGTTCAAGGAACAGAAAGTGCAGCCTGAAACTGAGTAGCACTGCTGACTGCCAGGTCACAGCAACCTGAGTGAAATGGCACCTGCATAGAAGGGATGATAATACTTCTGTCCCCATACTTCTAGATCACTGGAGACCAGGCAGTATATGAAAATGAGCTGGTTGCAGCTAGAGATGTTAGAACTTGGAGCCATGGTTCTATCACCCGTGACAGTATTTTCAGGTAAAGGGTCTCAGTTAAGCTGACCCTGCTTGACTAGAATGATTTCCCTTCCGTAAAACAGGAACTCTAGGGTAAGCCCTGAATCCACAGAACCTCTCAGGACAAGAGAACCTGTCTTCTGCCTTGGTGACCCAATTTCACTGACCATTATTTGATCAAGTCTCCTTGCATCACTGCCACTGAGTTCATTTAAGCCCCAAACTCCCTGGACTCCTACTTCACTTAcctggatttcctttttcttgttttggccTTCTCCCTTCTACCTCCACAGTCCATGGTATAGCAAAAAGAATCCCCTTAACACCTCAGAGGATTCCACACTTAACATTTCTTCATTGTCTTGCCATAGCTTAAACTTGACCTCATGAACATAACCTGAGGAACCTTGCATGAAACACCTACTTTCCTCTGCAGCCCAACCTCCTTGGATGCCCTCCATCCCTCACTCACTGTTCCCCCAATCCCAGACAGAGGTCCCTTAAAGATTATATAGAGGGACAAACTGGTCTCCGTTCTCTGTTCTGTCAGCTGTTGCTCTCCCTCCTCTTACCTCTGTTGCTACTTATCCTCCATGTCCACTCCCTGCAGGCTCTTCCCTGACTACCCCATCTATAGAACGTACATCTTTCTCCTAGTGCTACATCAATTGtttgcatggtttttttttttttttttatgatagtcacatggcggggtggggggtgcagagacacaggcagagggagaagcaggctccatgcacctgggagcccgatgtgggattcgatcccgggtctccaggatcgcgccccaggccaaaggcaggcgctaaaccactgcaccacccagggatcctcctgtATGCATGGTTCTTATAATTCCAACTCCCAAACACTTGAGAGTTGGACTACATTTTGGTCTCCCAACTATGATCTAGCTCCCACAAGCTTAGGAATCCTATCCATCACACTTACAAACTCGTCCAACAATCCGCATGACCTGGTTCCTAAAATCTGAGAACTGGAAGATGCCATGGTCCATCCTACTACCCACACTAGCTAACAAAGATCTTGTTTTCTCGTAGGCTCCGAGTTAGCTGCAGCTACTCTATAAGTAGCAATGCCTTCCCAGTTAATGTCCACGTGTTTACATTTCCACCACCGCATTCTGAGACCCAGCCTGGACCCCTCACTCTGGAACTCAAGATTGCCAAGGGTAAGACTCTCTTGGCTGGAGCATCTGGCCTTTAGTTAAAGCCCTATCACTTTTCTGGGCATTAAGAGGACAATTTGGTAATAAGATCCTTGCTAAGGTGCTTGTGTATATGTTTTATCTCAGACAATCTAGAGGTTCCTAATTGTTTTTAATGGCTTCAACTCCATTTGGCCTCTTGCAGATAAGCACTATGGTTCCTTCTACACTGTTGGTGACTACCCAGTGGTGAAGCTACTTCGGGATCCCATTTATGTGGAGGTCTCTATCCGCCACAGAACAGACCCCCACCTGGGGCTGCTCCTCCATTACTGTTGGGCCACACCCAGCAGAAACCCACAGCATCAGCCCCAGTGGCTCATGCTAGTGAAAGGGTAAGCGGCTCTTCCATGCACCTGTGCTGGAGTCCCTCAGAGAGGCCCCTCCTGACTGCCGGATATCTTTGCTTAGGTGCCCCTACACTGGAGACAACTATCAGACGCAGCTGATTCCTGTCCAGAAAGTCCTGGATCCTCCATTTCCATCTTACTACCAGCGCTTCAGCATTTTTACCTTCAGCTTTATAGACTCGGTGACAAAGTGGGCACTCAGGGGACCGGTACAGTGCTTTCCTCTGTTCCTCAGCAGGTCTCAGAACCCACCAACTCAGAACTGTTTCCACATCCTACCATTCCTCAGCCAGGGCTGCCTTTAATTTTGGCCATTGGTACCCTCAGATTTGCCTCATTGCAAGTTTCATTGATACCAATGGTATGAGTGGCCTTTGCCTAAAAGCCTCTAGTTCTTTAGTGTTGTTGTGATATCAGCTTGGGATGTCAAGATTTTCTGATAACTTCTTCCTAGGGAGATAAGTCTGAAGACTTATGATGTGGTTCTACACCATGATCTGAATTTTATTGGCTCCCAGGTGTATCTGCACTGTAGTGCATCCATCTGCCAGCCTGCTGGAACACCGTCCTGTATGATAACCTGTCCTGTTGCCAGGCGTGAGTATCCAAGCTGTCCACACTAAAGGACAAACCTGAAGTACTCGAGTCCCACTTCTAACCTTTTTTAGCCTATAGGCAA is drawn from Vulpes vulpes isolate BD-2025 chromosome 4, VulVul3, whole genome shotgun sequence and contains these coding sequences:
- the ZP4 gene encoding zona pellucida sperm-binding protein 4; translated protein: MRQLQIILLCFPLSLALRGHPEPEAPDYLGELHCGLRSLRFTVNLSQGTATPTLIAWDDHGLPRRLQNDSGCGTWVTEGPGSSMVLEASYDGCYVTEWVRTTRSPEMPRPRASPSGVSPQDPHYIMMVGVEGADVAGCNMVTKTQLLRCPMDPPDPTLLSSLSYSPDQNRALDVPNADLCDFVPVWDRLPCVPSPITEGDCKKIGCCYNSEVNFCYYGNTVTSHCTQDGYFYITVSRDVTSPPLLLNSVRLAFGNDVECTPAMATHTFALFWFPFNSCGTTRRITGDQAVYENELVAARDVRTWSHGSITRDSIFRLRVSCSYSISSNAFPVNVHVFTFPPPHSETQPGPLTLELKIAKDKHYGSFYTVGDYPVVKLLRDPIYVEVSIRHRTDPHLGLLLHYCWATPSRNPQHQPQWLMLVKGCPYTGDNYQTQLIPVQKVLDPPFPSYYQRFSIFTFSFIDSVTKWALRGPVYLHCSASICQPAGTPSCMITCPVARQRRNSNIHFHNHTASISSKGPMILLQATKDSGKLHKYSSFPVDSQTLWMAGLSGTLIVGALLVSYLAIRKWR